The Acropora muricata isolate sample 2 chromosome 4, ASM3666990v1, whole genome shotgun sequence genome contains the following window.
CATTCTTTTACACTGACAGTGAACTACAAGCCAGAATGTTGTTGGACttcacaattttttcctttctgaAGACATGGTTCCTTTCTATGCTCTGAAAGTTGTCGAAGACTGCATTGCCCggtataaatataaataaaagcTGGTATGCTACTTGCATTAATATCAGAGACCACGGAAGACCTTTGTCACAAATTCCGCCTGGAAACTAACCTGAGGCTTTATTGACGTGCCCGGAAGGAAACAATCAAGGCTAGACTTCATGAAGTTATGTATACTACTGAATTAAAGAGGATGTTTTGGGTCTGCACGTGATGAATTCTCAGAGcgtaagaaacaatttttttgatgAGGTCCCGTTCACCTTTCTCAGTCTTGTTCGCCTCTTGCCCTCATTTTTCACACGCATGGAAAATCTGCCTTAAATCCCGTTTCTCTATTTTTTTACGTAGGTCAGATTCAGACTTTGTTCCTTTTAGTAAGGAGCTTTTTATTTTCCGGTTCTCCGAAACCATGGCATTTACGTGGGGAACACGTAATTGTGATGCGATCTATTGCATGTTCTCTGGCAAGTCAAATAAAAGCCTTTCTCTGGATGGCTGACAGGAGTTCTAAACATCTGCCAGTGTGTACATATTTGATAGATATTGCTAAGAATAAATGCAAgtataaatattttatttgtaATAACTCTTACGGTTCAGTGATACGTCAGTGCTTGAAACAATGCAAGTCGTTTGGTAATATATATAGAGGAGCCAATCTCGTAATAAATTCATTCGCGACGGGAGGTCGTCGTACATTTTGACACAGACTGACTCCAAGTTACTTGTCCTACTGCACTCTGTTCAATATGTCGGCGATAAAATTAACTATCATGGCAATCGTGGTAGCAGCTTTTGTTGCCATTTGTAAAGGTGAGGATAGTTCCCTTGATATTTTATTCCGTCCAGCATGAGTATTTATTTGCTCTTCAATATTTGGTTAAGCTCCTAACGTCTTACAGGTTCCTGTATTCAGTGCACGCCAAAACGACCGGTCGACTGTTTTACTGTAGTGGCTTTTCTTTAAAGGTTTAGTACTTTGAAAACCATTTAAATGATATTggccgaaaaaaaaattccgtGAGGCATTTGTTATCATCACAATGAgacaatgagagcatttgaagaATAACAACGGAGTAATTATAGTGAATAGCCCGAAACACGAAATATAGCACAAAACAGAGTGGTATCCCCATATTCCAATGCATCGCTGGAATGATTCGTTCCCTCGGTCATAAAAGAAAGGGAAGCATAGTGTAAATTTTACAAGGATGCGTAGAGAATAATACCTGTATATAGTCTGCGATCGAGTATTAAACGTAAGGCCAGCTGCTGTGATCATTACTTTATCATTTATGAAATAGTTCCAGTATTTTGAATATTCTTTACAGTCGATACGTTTTACATAAGTTACATTTTCGAGCAAATTCTTAAAACAAGTACCTATGCATATATGAATTGAGTTCTGAGAGAACTTCATGGAAGTCGACCGTTGCAGATTAGGCGACCTCACATCCGAACAGATATTTTACCGAAATGATTCGTTGGGTGCCCCTGTACGGATCAAAATGAccctcaaaaaataaaattttgaacacCGAATCCTTGGCTCTAAAAGGAATAATATCGCTGAAACCAGGGCCATGTGAGTCAGCATCAGTCTCTTATCACCTTTCATCTTAAACAGCCTTTTTTTTGAGGGTTGGAATTGTTTGTATTAAGTGCCCACTAGTATCGCCGAAGCACCTTTTTATCCGTGATCCAGACGCTTGGAAACTTTTCGGCACGCCCACTCGTCTCTTAACTTGAGTGACGCTGGGAAAGTGTTGTTGTAACGCTGTCACTCGACCCTTACCGTATATAACTCGACCCTTACCGTATATATATTTGGGATTTTATCTCATTTCTGCGAGCTTGGCGATGATCTGCTCATCATCAAAGTTGACCATCGAGTTCTGATAAGAACTTATTTCGTTTCAGCAAGACAAGGCGTCTAGAGTAGTATTGGAGAGACGTCATAGTAGAGTTAAATTATTCCATTACAAAACCTTGCTATCCGAGCAATAATGAAACTAATTAGGCCTTCAAAAATATAACCCATCATTAAAATAATACCTAATTAGGCTGCTACGATTCCACAGGTAATAAGTcagaaataaaacacaaaaagtGGTGATATATATCGCTACCCCATTTTTTAAGAATGACTTCACATTTTCTGATATCTTTTCAAAGAGATTAAACGCTACAATTTTGAAGTTTGGGTCAGAGACGAAAAACAAGAGTCTTGCAAACATAACAGCTGAGTAGTTGCGATGCTCAATGAGAAAAGTAgatttctgttaattgttgatttgagtttacagtgtccccaattagtgctccagcgcgaaataaactagacacttaaataaagttccttttgCACAATCCATTGTAACAAAATTTAGAGACAGAGACAGACATGAACTTGGCATCTCTAGCATCTAGCTACGTCACTCGCTTTCTGGTGCACGTTATACATACACTCCTTCGAATGCTGCATCAGCTAAATTACTTAAACTTCAGATACTTAGAAACTCCAATGTTGTCCCAGCGTGTCAGTGCGCATGATTTACCattaacaaaattgaaaatttaatatCCTCCTCTGTCATTTCAGGTAAAATGGCATTCAAGGAGCAGTGTTTGTACTGGCACAATTATTTCCGTACTCTTCATCAGGTAAATAAGGGCCAATGCCAAGGTCACATAACCAAGAGTTCTCGGTTGAGGGACATTCATTTCAAACCTGCATATGCCACATACATGCTTTAATTCGCGAAAAACGGTGCTGTAACGATGTCGGCTGTATCTTTACGACATTTGTTACCACAGAGATATTTCTGACAGGCAGGATTAAACTATTGCGCACTGAAAATAATAGGAAGAGGTtaagaaatttttctttcaaaacggAGGGGGCGGCGGTCGATAATTGCAGGTGTAAAGGACGAGAAGCTCTACCTCTGTTCAAATAAGGTTTGGCCCACTGACAGAGGAGTTATGAAAATGCTGCTCCATTTGTGTAATTTTTGCATAGAATGCCGAGGTGGGCTTttagttcagtttattttattctttttttgcaCAGTTTACAAACATTTCTACATCAAAATAAGTTACCAGAGTAGTGAGGTAAAACAGCAGACTAAATTACAAAAGTGGTGGAAAGCAAATGTGCTTACTGACCAAAGTAACTTTCGAGTTGGTCACTGCCACTGGCAATTAATTGGCGTGAGGCATGTACAATTTGTTTAATTAAAAGacgaaggaaaacaaaatgcaaataggctatataaattataaatataatTACATAATATATATAAAGCCTTAATAAtagagccgaaatataaaattAACGTAGATTCACTATAGAATGTTAGttatagaaaataaaattactaGGCTACGTGCAGACTACACTTAGGAATAGGATTGAGTATTTGGAAGAAACAGTTAATTTTGTGTTGTTATAAAAACAGATAAAGGATAACTTTTTCAATTCTGAGGCAATAGTTTTCCGGAATGGGCCTCGTCATGACATCTTTTAACCGAATCTGATCATCCGAAACGTGTTTTGAGCCACCAATCCCTTTTCGAAGGCTTCTCAGTCAATAATAGGAACCTTTAGATTATAGGACGAGAACAATAGACGAAGTTTGACTGCCCGGTTTTAGCGTAAATACTTCAAAAACTTATAACCTCGAACGactaatctttctctttgtgaGCAGTATtagttgctcagttattcttattgctggtaactgagcctttttgctcgACTTGTTTTGGGTATcaagtttttcccgccaaaatgacgctcgTTTGCGCGCGCTCGATGTTGTTCTATCTCGtgctcgttctcgtcctcgtcctagaatatAAAGGTCCCAAACATAATCACCACTCACCTGACAGAAAACCATTAACACCACGTTTCAGCCCACTGGTCAAAAACCAGAGTAATCATACAAGCATCGGACCACCTACGGCACCTACTAATCGTTACCTCTGAAGAagacacaggttgtcgaaacctGAGTCGCTTATAACAACATGCAATCTTTACTAGGCTAACGGCGTCCGTATGATCAGATTCTATCAATGTAAACCAgtactttttttcaattttgttagtTAGATAAATTTGGTATCTTGTAAAAGCACCTTGTGCCGCGAGGTGTATTGACAGTCAAAAAAAGATAGAAGAGTGGGTAATgtatttggcaaaaaaaaaaacggtcttAACACTAAAGCCAATACATTCCTGCTAACTTGTACTTGCAAGTTTTTAACCAGGTGCCTTGGTGTAACGCAAGATAAATGCATTAAAATGGGCATTTTTACATGTTAAAGGTCCCTCCGGTCACGTGGTCTATGGACCTTCAAAAAGAGGCAGAAGAGTGGGTGAAGTATTTGGCAGAAAACAACAAGTTCCAACATAGCCGACACAATCCTGGTAACTTGTACCTGCAGGGACAGATACCCAAAGAATACTGCAGCGACGCCATTTGGTGGTTCCATTGGGAAGAGAAAAAGTACGATTACAGTAATCCTCGTTACAGTCAAAGCACTGGACATTTTACTCAGGTGAAGCCAAATGCcattaaaaaacaaagcaaagaaatacaTGACTGATTGtttaaaaagattatttttaagaaagaaacGCATTACGTCAAGGGTATGATGGCTCCTTAGTCAGTTTTCCTGTGTGCAGTTTTAAATTTTCACGCACGTAGGAGATTTAGTTAATCATTTTGTGGACAGTGTCACAACTTTAATTCGATATTCTTTGCAGGCTAAGTGCCCTATGCGAAAACAACGTACAATTCTTGAACGCGACTCTAAAACACAAGGAAAGTAGGCCAAACCGCCATAAGCACATTTCACTATTTACGTGGGGGACCCGTACCGCAAGGAAACATGGGAAATCTCTGACAGACAGTTTGGAAATGGCTGTCTTAAAAGCAACGTTATGTTTCCTTTACTTTCCAGTTATTTCCGATGAAATCGATACTTTTGCGCTTATAACGTTATTGTATTCGTGTTAAAATGAGtgattaatttcaaatttgattcCTCAGCTGAACCATGACAAATTTTGCTCGGCTAATTTCAGTTTTATCCATGAGTTGTTGATCTTGGAAAAATGGAAGCAACAAAGTTCCAACAGCCATAATTTGCCTAATTGCAacttttttctaatttttttcagaaaagaTATTtagtattattacttttatcacTACTACTTTTGGTTTCGATAGAACCCATACTATATTTAAGGCGTGGTACACCTGAAAGCCGTTTTGACGCCGCTTCAAACCGGTTTATTGGAAATATCTCGTACGTGTTCCAAGCGATACAAAAACCCTGTGCTCCGAAAACACAAATCAGTGTTTTGggtgttttgtaaattttttggtgatttttcgcTAAATTTGCATGGGAGGAGATAGTTTTTCTCAAAAGAGTAGTAAAATTTGGAGAAATAAGAAATAGTTAAGATTTGATGTAGCTTAAAGATATGGACACCCAGACAGTCCCGTACCGACCTGGTTTACTCTTGGGCTGGGGCTAGCTGTCTGTTGGTgttccaaaaatatatatttttcttttatcccTTCTTTAAACCTCTTAAATTgcccttaaggacggtgcctactattgttattgcgcatacgttctgcgcctctcgagatactcggatttcctatcgccaatgcttactaatacagagatctttttgcgcggtttaaaactatccggagaaagtagatcttagtaagtactcttggtatccaaaaagaaaattaggggtaaccatgcatttttgagagacaattaagcttcaatttgagaaagaacgccatacgttgctttgtattttaaagtttcttacagatattattcatgaattatctttaaaaaatgcgtggttacccccaattttctttttggatttcaataggacttgttaagatctacatttcctgcgtaatcacacaccggggaaaaaatatctttaattagtaggcaccgtccttaaattcaCGTGTACCCCCAACTTAAgtcgtttttcagtcccgcgggtattgatcaCGGATGGctggtcatttcaggctttggccgccatcttggactgactgacacacttgtCTTCGATCTcatggtatcgatccgatgccagacaagaCGAATTTAGACTATCCCAacctgctttattgtgaattttgaGAAACTCACGCTACCCATAATATCAATATCAATGTAAACTTTTAATGAATGCCTATTCTCACTAAAGGTACATCTCCGCCAGAACTATGATAAATAATTACAAATAACAACAGGAACGACAACAATAACGCACCAAGCAAGAATGAAATACGAGCGACCAAAGGTCGCTAGACCATAACGGAAAGTTGATTGACAGTTAAACTGACTACagtttcaaaagtacgaggttctGACCACGACCGTAGTcggtggtcagccaaaaaaaacgATCACTGCCAGTTAAAAAGCAACGAAACACTACGAACGTACTTTTGTAAtatctgattattactagttatACTTGTCATCGCATCAGCCCCCGCCTAACATAATGACTGGGGCTGGTGACCCTGTGTCAAAACCACGCGATTACCAATATAATAtcattgctatttctttttgtATTATCATCGTTATCGTTTGCTTTGTCACCTTATCACCATTAGGTTGTTTGGCGAAATTCCAAAGAGATTGGGGCAGCGTGGGCGTTGCGTAAAGATGGAAAGTTAGTCGTATCCATCAAGTACAAACCGGGAGGCAATTACGTGGGTTATTTTGCCAATAATGTATTCCGACCAACTGCACGCGTCCTCAGTGGTTTGGAGTGGAAAGTACAACCTCCAAAATTTACTCATTGCCCTGAGGATGCCGTGGAGACGCCTTCTTCAGCAGCGCCCGTTCCAGCAAAAGTGGCATCCTGCTTTCAGGTTCAGCTTTTGAATACCTTCCTAGTCATCATGGGTTTCATTTTGTGAGCTGTTACTGACTCAGTCGCTTTACTCATCAGCTCAGACTGTGCTAACTGTTTTACTTGTTGAGCGTTATAAAGGAGTCTAGGTAGTTTCATCAACAAGTAAACAATTAAAAGGTGTCAAATGGCAAGTTAGTTGTATGTATTTTAGCTATTGCAACCTTTTTCTTTACTTCTCTTTTAACTGTTGGTTATCCTATACCAGTCTACTCAATTCTATCGACAGATAAACAAGTAAAATGGCAAAAATGCATGTTTGTAATATCCCTGACAATGGCTATTGCAACCCTTTTTTTCCTCACGTCGAGTTTTCCTCCTTCCTTCAATCTGGTTTCTGGGACCTCTCTATTGACTGTACCTAGGAAGAGGGCTTGGAAGGAAAGCTGTCCACTACCCAAGCGCTCCCTAATAAAGGAAAGATGACTACGACGGATAACAATTAATAAAgctaataaaacaattaaataaaacaaaaaaacaggctCATAACCATTCTTTGAAGGTTAGCCTTTTTTTAGTGAAGGCCCAAAGGAAGGCAATTGGCTTAGAAAAATGTCATATAAGGCGTCAAGTCGAAAATAAAACTTTGTTGCTGGTGTTGTTGTGctttttgctttatttacaTTTAGTACTGCTGTAACGTTTTCCGGTAATTTAAACTTCTAACGGCAATGTAACTTTCACTGTAATTCACATTGTAACTTTCACTGTAattgaaattcgccatgtaaccCTTGCAACTGACGATTatcgatcgaaacatgttttgcaaacttaaacttgttgttgatttttaagAGTATTATGGGATATAATTTAATGCGTGACGTCACGATTCGCATAATTACCATAATTATGCACATTCTTCAGtaagtttgctttaaattaGAAATGTCTAAGACAGATCCATAATTTAGACTTCctttcaatattattaatttgatATGAATACatcaaacaataattttaaattgaaaatcatGCTCATTTGCACTGGAGAATAGTCTACTCTAGTAATTAACATTGAAtaaatttaagagcgaatgtcagcattgatcaaacaaattcgaaaaatcgcggcaaacctcaaaaaatcgatttcgctcaaactttgtagttTGGTAGGGCAATTAGtcctaagagttgctatgcagttggtttcctcaaatatcgtgtaattattgagaaatgtgcaaactTTGACGAAGCTACAGAAGCGGCCGTTTtaactctgaattttaacccaacttcggcggactctcatcggcaaaccatgcattcaatcgccctaaaaacacaaacaatcgTTAGAATGacctttcttttgttgttggtgtcagtttgataagggttatttaattacttcctttcgaaacaatttttttctttagggctatatttttcatcaaaaaaagtacctcttacaaaacgtttgtttatggatgtgcttaacctttgaatcggttgaaacttcgctcattaaaaggcggataaataccctttcaaatgatcgaaaaatatctctgggcaaatgtttgtgtgtaatgctacaccgcttttaatttgaaggatatttgtatatttggGACCTCCGAAGGTAATCAAGTGCGCcattatagcctccgaattacgcctcagaatgcctctaaaaggagaaaaaacttcaaaacgatggctgaaatagacagttctCACCTCTTCTGTGAAACTTCCAatgtattttggtagcatgttcttcctcttaaccttttgaactgcgTGAACTCTAATCTTGACACTAATCCaataaccaacgtcacacaagcaaaaaataaacatcaccaaccAGTCAATAAATACAGTCAATAAATTGAGATATTATGGAAGAGTTTGAagtaaataacatgtcaaagGAATCCAATATCCCATAGCGATTAATCGGAAAATGTAGTTCACAAAATTGCGTAGTTTTGTCAAGAAACGTCATGATGTTTTTATAGAGCCGGAACTACATCACACCGCTGACCGGAAGAGAGTGGAAACagtcgatttatttttaaaagctTTCTTCTCTTTGCTGACAAACTTTCACATCCACAGCACATCCCCATCCACATCCACAAATTAGTCATTTTGATTAATTAAACGAAGAATGCTACCGAGCTGGAAAATGTAAGAGAGATTTTCAATGTACGTGTTCTATAAGTGACAAAGATAACAACCTACAAACCTTTTTTAAAAGGTTTGACATTCCTAAAAATGTGACATTCTTAAAAGAATGTCATGCAAATCAAGAATAGCCTTTAAACAGccttttcagtttaattttCTTTAACCAATAAATATTTCGGATTTCTTG
Protein-coding sequences here:
- the LOC136913359 gene encoding Golgi-associated plant pathogenesis-related protein 1-like, whose translation is MSAIKLTIMAIVVAAFVAICKGKMAFKEQCLYWHNYFRTLHQVPPVTWSMDLQKEAEEWVKYLAENNKFQHSRHNPGNLYLQGQIPKEYCSDAIWWFHWEEKKYDYSNPRYSQSTGHFTQVVWRNSKEIGAAWALRKDGKLVVSIKYKPGGNYVGYFANNVFRPTARVLSGLEWKVQPPKFTHCPEDAVETPSSAAPVPAKVASCFQVQLLNTFLVIMGFIL